Below is a window of Bacteroidales bacterium DNA.
TGGGCTGATAAGATTGCACAAGCTTTAAATACGATTGATGTAAATAAGGATAATATAGTTCAAAAACTTCAAACAAAAAGAAGTCAAATAATTGAAGTCTATAGGAATATTCACAATGGAGAAAATAATTTTAATTCAAATTCATTGACTTTATATTCAGGTATGATTAATAATTCTTTAAATATTTTACGATTAAATAATTTACTTTTTTATCCTTTTAATCATTACTCCCATGGTCATGTAGGTTGCTTGTATTTAGGTGATTATAATTCAAAAGATAATCGTTCTTGGCTTCAACTACATACTGCATATTCAGTTTATTGGGATTATCTAAGTACAATACAAATTCCTCATCATGGTTCTGCTAATAATTATAATGAAAAGTTAAATAGTAGAAGTAATATTTTTTCGGTAATGAATGTAAATAGACATAGTAACCACCCTCATGCGTCAACTATGAAATATATTTTATTAAATTCAGGTTACCCAGTCATTGTAACTGAAGATTCATGTACAAGATATATTGAACAAATTGAGGAATTATAAAATACCCAGCCCACAACAATGGCTCATAAGTCACTGATGATAAAATGGATATGCATGCTTCGCTCTCGCTTGCAAGTTTTCTGCATGGGGGATAAGTTTGCGTTCACGACATCCCCAGCGTCTCATAGCCCCGACCGTTACCTTCCATATTATGTCTAAGCAATAGGCATAATATGAAAATTTACTATATTTGCCTTATGATGAATCAGAATGACATAGAGAACAAATTGAGGACGTTGAAACCGATTCTTTCAGACAAATATTCTGTTGAAAGGATTGGATACTTCGGTTCTTACTCTCGGAACGAACAGACTGAGGAATCAGATATTGACATACTTGTGGATTTTCGAAAACCTATAGGTTGGGACTTC
It encodes the following:
- a CDS encoding nucleotidyltransferase family protein, translated to MNQNDIENKLRTLKPILSDKYSVERIGYFGSYSRNEQTEESDIDILVDFRKPIGWDFFDLQEYLERELNTKVDLVSIKALKEQLRDIILKQVHYV